One Ardenticatenales bacterium DNA segment encodes these proteins:
- a CDS encoding Glu/Leu/Phe/Val dehydrogenase, which translates to MIFDYLPSSRLSCTICPTEKRFCLVSLHNGSFLQCSQRSTDVSENLNPFAIAQAQFDEAAALLELEPAMRAFLREPMREFHFTIPVRMDNGEVKVFRGYRVQYNDARGPAKGGIRFHYEETVDTVRALAAWMTWKTAVVDIPLGGGKGGVICDPRELTPTELERLSRGYMRAISRYVGLTQDVPAPDVYTTPQIMAWMMDEYEFLHGYHEPGVITGKPLPLGGSLGRDDATARGGIFTVREAAKVLGINLKGATAAIQGYGNAGSFAHKLAANLLGMKIVAVSDSRGGIVNWDGLDVDAVMAHKKRTRSVVGFPGSQEISNEGLLELDVDVLFPSALENVITAENAGNIKAKISAELANGPTTPEADKILFDNGVYVLPDFLCNAGGVTVSYFEMVQNGYQYYWDTDMVHQRLDQKMTAAYHAVHNMAQKFNVNNRVGAYLISVNRVAEAVRLRGWV; encoded by the coding sequence ATCCTCGCGCCTTTCATGTACAATTTGCCCGACAGAAAAGCGATTCTGTTTAGTCAGTTTGCACAATGGGAGTTTTCTTCAATGTAGCCAAAGGAGTACTGACGTGTCTGAAAATCTTAATCCGTTTGCCATCGCGCAGGCGCAGTTTGACGAAGCGGCGGCGCTGTTGGAACTAGAACCAGCCATGCGCGCATTTTTGCGCGAACCCATGCGCGAGTTTCATTTCACCATTCCCGTGCGTATGGATAATGGGGAGGTGAAAGTCTTTCGCGGCTATCGCGTGCAGTATAACGATGCACGCGGCCCCGCTAAAGGAGGTATTCGTTTTCACTACGAAGAGACCGTTGACACCGTGCGCGCCCTGGCGGCGTGGATGACGTGGAAAACGGCCGTAGTGGATATCCCCCTGGGCGGGGGCAAAGGGGGCGTCATTTGCGATCCCCGGGAACTGACGCCGACGGAGTTGGAACGCCTCAGCCGCGGCTATATGCGGGCGATTTCTCGCTACGTGGGGCTGACCCAGGACGTCCCCGCGCCGGACGTGTACACGACGCCGCAGATCATGGCCTGGATGATGGATGAGTATGAGTTTTTGCATGGTTATCATGAGCCAGGCGTGATCACGGGCAAGCCGCTGCCCTTAGGCGGCTCGCTGGGGCGGGATGATGCCACCGCGCGCGGTGGTATTTTTACGGTGCGCGAGGCGGCGAAGGTATTGGGTATTAATTTGAAAGGGGCGACGGCGGCTATTCAGGGGTATGGGAATGCCGGCAGTTTCGCGCACAAACTGGCCGCCAACTTGCTGGGTATGAAGATCGTGGCCGTCAGCGACTCCCGCGGCGGCATCGTCAACTGGGATGGCCTGGACGTGGACGCGGTGATGGCGCACAAGAAGCGCACGCGCTCCGTCGTGGGGTTCCCCGGCAGCCAGGAAATCAGCAACGAGGGGCTGTTGGAGTTGGATGTGGATGTGTTGTTCCCGTCGGCGCTGGAGAACGTGATTACGGCGGAAAATGCCGGCAACATCAAAGCCAAAATCAGCGCCGAACTCGCCAACGGTCCCACCACCCCTGAAGCGGACAAAATCCTGTTTGACAATGGCGTCTACGTGCTGCCGGACTTCCTCTGCAATGCCGGCGGCGTCACCGTTTCCTACTTCGAAATGGTGCAAAACGGATATCAATACTATTGGGACACCGACATGGTACACCAACGACTTGACCAAAAGATGACAGCCGCGTACCATGCAGTCCATAACATGGCCCAAAAATTCAACGTCAACAACCGCGTTGGGGCCTACTTGATCTCCGTCAACCGCGTCGCCGAAGCCGTGCGGCTGCGTGGCTGGGTCTGA
- a CDS encoding Glu/Leu/Phe/Val dehydrogenase, with the protein MSENLNPFAIAQAQLDQAAKVLQLDPDMHQFLRQPMREFHFTIPVKMDDGATQIFQGFRVQYNDARGPAKGGIRFHPKETIDTVRALAAWMTWKTAVADIPLGGGKGGVICDPRLMSPTERERLSRGYMRNIARYVGLTQDVPAPDVHTNPQIMAWMLDEYEVLRGHRESGVITGKPVELGGSAGRTPATALGGIFTIREAATALDLNLNGATCAIQGYGNVGSFAHQLAASVLGLKVVAISDEYGGIYNSNGLDYDDVSTYVKRNGRLTDYPRAEAIDNKNLLELDVDILIPAAIENQITAANAHNIRARIIAELANGPTTPEADAILADKGVYTIPDFLCNAGGVTVSYFEMVQNAYQYYWDEALVNERLDKKMTTAFWAVHEMAQQRNVSTRVAAYLVAVQRVAEAVRLRGWV; encoded by the coding sequence ATGAGTGAAAACCTGAACCCATTTGCCATCGCGCAGGCGCAATTAGATCAGGCCGCAAAGGTGCTGCAGCTCGACCCGGACATGCACCAGTTTTTGCGGCAGCCCATGCGCGAATTCCACTTCACCATTCCCGTGAAGATGGACGACGGCGCCACCCAGATATTCCAGGGCTTCCGTGTGCAGTACAACGACGCACGCGGCCCCGCCAAAGGGGGCATCCGCTTCCATCCGAAAGAAACCATCGACACCGTCAGGGCGCTGGCGGCATGGATGACGTGGAAAACGGCCGTAGCGGATATTCCTCTCGGCGGCGGCAAGGGGGGTGTCATTTGCGACCCGCGCCTGATGTCGCCCACGGAAAGGGAGCGACTCAGCCGCGGCTATATGCGGAACATTGCCCGCTACGTGGGTCTGACGCAGGACGTGCCCGCGCCAGACGTACACACCAATCCGCAAATTATGGCCTGGATGCTTGATGAATATGAGGTGCTACGCGGCCATCGGGAATCAGGCGTTATCACCGGAAAGCCCGTGGAATTGGGGGGGTCTGCCGGCAGAACACCGGCCACGGCCCTCGGCGGCATTTTCACCATCCGCGAAGCAGCCACCGCCCTCGACCTCAACCTCAACGGGGCCACCTGCGCCATTCAAGGCTACGGCAACGTTGGCTCCTTCGCCCACCAGCTCGCCGCCAGCGTCCTGGGACTGAAAGTGGTGGCCATCAGCGATGAATATGGCGGCATCTACAACAGCAACGGCCTGGATTACGATGACGTTTCTACTTATGTGAAACGCAATGGCCGCCTGACGGACTATCCGCGGGCGGAGGCGATTGATAACAAAAACCTGTTGGAACTGGATGTGGATATTCTCATTCCCGCGGCTATCGAGAACCAGATCACGGCGGCGAATGCGCACAATATCCGCGCCCGCATCATCGCCGAACTCGCCAACGGCCCCACCACGCCCGAGGCGGATGCGATCCTGGCGGATAAGGGGGTCTATACCATTCCCGACTTCCTCTGCAACGCCGGCGGCGTCACCGTTTCCTACTTTGAGATGGTGCAAAACGCTTACCAATACTACTGGGATGAAGCGCTGGTCAATGAACGCCTGGACAAAAAGATGACGACGGCGTTCTGGGCTGTGCATGAGATGGCGCAGCAGCGCAATGTGAGCACGCGCGTGGCTGCGTACCTGGTGGCCGTGCAGCGCGTGGCCGAGGCGGTCCGGCTGCGGGGCTGGGTCTGA
- the ssb gene encoding single-stranded DNA-binding protein, protein MYQKLILVGNLGRDPEMRYMPDGTAVTSFSIAASRRWTDRNTGQPVEETTWFRVSVWGRQAETANQYLSKGRRVLVEGSLVPDRATGSPRLFTRQDGTVGASFEVRADTVRFLGGGREEGGYADDEYSGAGAAAQEEDDIPF, encoded by the coding sequence ATGTACCAAAAACTTATTCTCGTTGGAAATCTGGGGCGCGACCCGGAAATGCGCTATATGCCTGATGGCACAGCCGTCACCAGTTTCAGCATCGCGGCCAGCCGCCGCTGGACGGATCGCAACACCGGGCAGCCGGTGGAAGAGACTACCTGGTTCCGCGTCAGTGTCTGGGGCCGCCAGGCGGAAACAGCCAACCAATATCTGAGCAAAGGCCGCCGCGTTTTAGTGGAAGGCTCGCTAGTTCCGGATCGGGCAACGGGAAGCCCTCGCCTTTTCACACGCCAGGATGGAACAGTGGGCGCCTCCTTTGAAGTCCGGGCGGATACGGTTCGCTTCCTGGGCGGCGGGCGCGAAGAGGGTGGCTACGCCGACGACGAGTACAGCGGGGCCGGCGCGGCGGCGCAAGAAGAGGACGACATTCCCTTCTAG
- a CDS encoding DEAD/DEAH box helicase — protein MSVDEILNGLRRNHDFMRQVSAWQQLPARTARYAPISGELMPALTHALHQRGLDEFYTHQARAIDAALSGENVVIATATASGKSLCYTVPVLQRLLTQPHGCALYLFPTKALAHDQFADTAQLIQTGQLPVTVHPYDGDTPQNQRRQVRQQGSIVITNPDMLHAGILPFHPTWRTLLSNLQFIVIDEIHAYRGVFGSHVANVLRRLRRLCQFYGSQPQFICCSATIANPREHARRLVELPFHLVDERDNGAPSARKHFILYNPPVVDESLGLRQSMILAARDAATLFLRHNVQTVVFARARQTVELLLTYLQDDARAAGQDPRQIRGYRGGYLPLERREIESGLRQGQVMGVVATNALELGVDIGALAAAVLAGYPGSIAAAWQQAGRAGRRVGEADEAAAAVLLVAGSGALDQYICKHPRYLFGRSPENALINPDNARLLVNHLLCAAYELPFVAGESFGAFGVVDDLLRTLVDAGMMHQTRRQTHYLGEGVPAHQFSLRTSSQETVVVQDISGPRPVVIGELDLETAPVVVYEGAIYMHQARTYLVERFDWEGRLAQVRPLDVDYYTRASATTQITRLAPEVETTDAGILHAYGEATVVTQATGYRLVKRYTHETLGYGPIDLPQTTLETTAYWMVLGPEVTDTLIAEGVLLAPNDYGPDWARQRRLVLDRDGHQCRNCGASAAPGQGLHVHHVRPFREFVWDWPPDLPPDDAFYARANHPDNLVTLCPACHRRAEEGQQTRSALGGLAYALRNLAPLFLMCDPGDIEVSVEARSPLTLFPTVVIYERVPAGIGFSQRLFQRRRDLLAAALELVNDCACRDGCPACVGPPGDIGPDTKTVTRRLLRRLQA, from the coding sequence ATGTCCGTAGACGAAATCCTAAACGGCTTACGCCGCAATCATGACTTTATGCGCCAGGTATCCGCCTGGCAGCAACTCCCGGCGCGGACGGCACGGTATGCCCCTATCTCTGGGGAATTGATGCCGGCATTAACACACGCCCTCCATCAACGGGGCCTGGACGAATTCTACACCCATCAAGCGCGCGCCATCGACGCCGCACTCTCCGGCGAAAACGTGGTCATCGCCACCGCCACCGCTTCCGGCAAATCGCTCTGCTACACTGTGCCCGTTTTGCAGCGGCTCCTCACCCAGCCGCACGGCTGCGCCCTCTACCTGTTCCCCACCAAAGCCCTGGCCCACGACCAGTTCGCCGATACAGCCCAGTTGATCCAGACGGGGCAGCTCCCCGTGACCGTCCATCCCTACGACGGCGACACGCCACAAAACCAGCGGCGGCAGGTACGACAGCAAGGGAGTATCGTGATCACCAACCCGGATATGCTCCATGCCGGCATTCTCCCCTTCCACCCCACCTGGCGTACCCTCCTCAGCAACCTGCAATTCATCGTCATCGACGAAATCCACGCCTACCGCGGCGTCTTTGGCAGCCACGTCGCCAACGTCCTGCGCCGCCTGCGGCGTCTCTGCCAGTTCTATGGCAGCCAGCCCCAGTTTATCTGCTGTTCCGCCACTATCGCCAACCCCCGCGAACACGCCCGCCGCCTGGTGGAATTGCCTTTCCACCTCGTCGATGAGCGCGACAACGGCGCACCCAGCGCCCGCAAACACTTCATCCTCTATAATCCTCCCGTCGTGGATGAATCGCTGGGGCTGCGCCAGAGCATGATTCTGGCCGCCCGCGATGCCGCCACCCTCTTCTTGCGCCACAACGTGCAAACGGTCGTTTTCGCCCGTGCGCGCCAGACGGTAGAACTGCTCCTGACCTACCTCCAGGACGACGCCCGCGCCGCGGGACAAGATCCGCGCCAGATCCGCGGCTATCGCGGTGGCTACCTGCCTCTGGAGCGGCGCGAGATTGAGAGTGGATTGCGTCAGGGTCAGGTTATGGGCGTGGTGGCCACCAATGCGCTGGAGTTAGGGGTGGACATTGGCGCGCTGGCGGCGGCGGTGCTGGCGGGGTATCCGGGTTCCATCGCCGCTGCCTGGCAGCAGGCGGGCCGGGCGGGTCGCCGTGTCGGCGAGGCGGACGAGGCCGCCGCGGCTGTTCTGTTGGTGGCCGGCAGCGGCGCGCTGGACCAGTACATCTGCAAACACCCGCGCTATCTTTTTGGCCGCTCGCCGGAGAATGCGCTGATCAATCCCGACAATGCGCGTTTGCTGGTGAACCATCTATTGTGCGCCGCGTATGAGTTGCCGTTTGTCGCCGGTGAGTCATTTGGGGCGTTCGGCGTGGTGGATGATCTGCTGCGGACGCTGGTGGATGCCGGCATGATGCACCAGACCCGTCGCCAGACTCACTACCTCGGCGAAGGCGTGCCCGCGCACCAGTTCTCCTTGCGTACCAGTAGCCAGGAGACCGTCGTCGTCCAGGACATTAGCGGACCGCGCCCCGTGGTCATTGGCGAACTGGACCTGGAAACCGCCCCCGTCGTGGTCTACGAAGGAGCCATTTACATGCACCAGGCCCGCACCTACCTGGTTGAGCGTTTCGACTGGGAAGGCCGGCTGGCCCAGGTGCGCCCTCTGGATGTGGATTATTACACCCGCGCATCCGCCACCACGCAGATCACGCGCCTGGCTCCTGAAGTGGAAACGACGGATGCCGGCATTCTTCATGCCTACGGAGAAGCCACAGTGGTCACGCAAGCCACCGGCTACCGCCTGGTCAAGCGATATACGCACGAAACGCTGGGGTACGGGCCGATTGACCTGCCGCAAACGACGCTGGAAACCACGGCTTACTGGATGGTGCTGGGGCCGGAGGTGACGGACACCCTGATCGCTGAAGGCGTGCTATTGGCTCCCAACGATTATGGCCCAGACTGGGCGCGACAGCGCCGCCTGGTGCTGGATCGGGACGGCCATCAATGCCGCAACTGTGGTGCGTCTGCCGCGCCCGGCCAGGGATTGCATGTGCATCATGTGCGTCCGTTCCGCGAATTTGTCTGGGATTGGCCGCCCGATCTCCCCCCCGACGACGCCTTCTATGCCCGCGCCAATCACCCAGACAATCTGGTGACATTGTGCCCCGCCTGCCATCGCCGCGCCGAGGAGGGGCAGCAGACGCGGTCCGCGTTGGGCGGGTTGGCTTATGCGCTGCGGAATCTGGCCCCTCTGTTCCTCATGTGCGACCCCGGCGACATTGAGGTGAGCGTGGAGGCGCGTAGCCCGCTAACCCTTTTCCCGACGGTGGTGATTTATGAGCGGGTTCCTGCCGGCATTGGCTTCAGCCAGCGACTTTTCCAACGACGCCGCGACCTGCTGGCGGCGGCATTGGAGCTGGTCAACGACTGCGCCTGCCGCGATGGCTGCCCCGCCTGCGTCGGCCCCCCTGGCGACATCGGCCCGGATACCAAAACAGTAACCCGCCGCCTGCTGCGCCGCCTGCAAGCGTAA
- the dnaA gene encoding chromosomal replication initiator protein DnaA has product MPVVVYCSLPCTRRWCNVSPESAWKATLGELELQMTKATFNTWLRDARLISADAGGYVVGVRNAYAKDWLQNRLKETILRTLNAIVTEPVDLSFVVWSEHNGAASPSPNGDASGPSTTNGHKHSFSSRPAAGNPLLDEDGLRNNGYRFSTFIVGPSNRLAHAAALSVGENPGQTYNPLFIYGGVGLGKTHLLHAVGHKCRDSGYRVLYTSSETFTNDLIQSIRSRDMAQFREKYRSLDVLLIDDIQFIAGKESTQEELFHTFNELHSNGKQVVLSSDRPPKAMVTLEERLQSRFEWGLMADIQQPDVETRMAILEAKLEHSQVYVPRHVLETIARNVRNNIRELEGALNKVIAYAELNGGSVDDQLVTMALADLLHYTEKVTVSQVLAAVANHYRITLDALTGSSRSRAVAFPRQMAMYLARTETDASFPQIGGYLGNRDHTTVLYGYEKIAGIIETDANVRRDVLKIKSSLYETVPA; this is encoded by the coding sequence ATGCCTGTGGTTGTGTATTGCTCCCTGCCTTGCACAAGGAGGTGGTGCAACGTGTCCCCCGAATCAGCATGGAAAGCGACTCTGGGCGAACTTGAACTACAGATGACAAAAGCCACGTTCAACACATGGCTGCGCGATGCGCGCCTGATTTCCGCGGATGCAGGCGGCTATGTCGTAGGCGTGCGCAATGCGTATGCCAAAGATTGGCTGCAAAATCGATTGAAAGAGACTATTCTGCGCACATTGAACGCGATTGTCACCGAACCCGTTGATTTAAGCTTTGTGGTCTGGTCAGAACACAATGGCGCCGCAAGCCCGTCCCCAAACGGCGACGCATCCGGCCCGTCTACAACAAACGGGCACAAACATTCCTTTTCCTCGCGCCCGGCGGCAGGGAATCCGCTGTTGGACGAAGATGGTTTGCGCAATAATGGCTACCGCTTTTCCACATTCATCGTTGGCCCCAGCAACCGGCTGGCACACGCGGCGGCGCTCTCGGTCGGCGAGAATCCGGGGCAAACCTACAATCCACTGTTTATTTACGGCGGCGTGGGCTTGGGAAAAACGCATCTGCTGCACGCGGTGGGGCACAAGTGCCGCGATAGCGGCTATCGCGTCCTGTACACATCGTCTGAAACCTTCACCAACGACCTTATTCAATCTATCCGCAGCCGCGACATGGCCCAGTTTCGGGAGAAATACCGGTCACTTGACGTGCTGCTCATTGACGATATTCAGTTTATTGCCGGCAAAGAAAGCACCCAGGAAGAGCTTTTCCACACATTCAACGAGCTGCACAGCAATGGCAAGCAGGTCGTCCTCTCCAGCGACCGTCCCCCCAAGGCCATGGTCACGCTGGAAGAGCGATTGCAGTCTCGTTTTGAGTGGGGGTTGATGGCGGACATTCAGCAACCAGACGTGGAAACGCGCATGGCGATCCTGGAGGCAAAGCTGGAGCATTCACAAGTGTACGTGCCGCGGCATGTGCTGGAAACAATTGCCCGCAATGTACGCAATAACATTCGAGAATTAGAAGGGGCACTCAACAAGGTTATTGCGTATGCGGAATTAAATGGGGGATCGGTTGATGACCAGTTGGTCACGATGGCCCTGGCGGATTTATTGCACTATACCGAAAAAGTGACTGTGTCGCAGGTCTTGGCGGCGGTTGCCAATCATTACCGGATTACGCTGGACGCTCTCACAGGCAGCAGCCGCAGCCGGGCCGTGGCTTTCCCCCGCCAGATGGCGATGTACCTGGCAAGAACCGAGACGGATGCGTCCTTCCCGCAAATTGGCGGCTACCTGGGCAATCGGGACCATACGACAGTGTTGTATGGGTATGAGAAGATTGCCGGCATTATCGAAACCGATGCCAATGTGCGGCGGGATGTGTTGAAGATCAAGTCCTCCCTTTACGAAACCGTCCCCGCCTGA
- a CDS encoding stage V sporulation protein S has protein sequence MSVIKVSATSRTAAVAGAVAGVIRESGRAEVQAIGAGAVNQAIKAIAIARGYLLEENVDVVCVPSFVEVDIDGHERTALRVVVELRPGLESG, from the coding sequence ATGAGTGTCATTAAAGTATCTGCCACATCCCGCACTGCAGCCGTGGCCGGTGCCGTTGCTGGCGTCATCCGTGAGAGCGGACGGGCAGAGGTGCAGGCCATTGGTGCCGGCGCGGTCAACCAGGCCATAAAGGCGATTGCCATTGCCCGCGGCTATCTGTTGGAAGAAAATGTTGATGTTGTTTGCGTGCCCTCTTTTGTCGAGGTTGACATTGATGGTCACGAGCGGACGGCGTTGCGTGTCGTTGTGGAGTTGCGCCCCGGCCTCGAGTCTGGCTAG
- a CDS encoding glucose-1-phosphate thymidylyltransferase produces MLRPEDFFTLEDELAAEIFAGIDPLWHALPQLAHHVRRLTQDRQTILGQVMPGAFLGDRPLYIAPDARIEPGAYVEGPAYIGPGVVVRHGALVRENVIMLGGSLLGHASEAKNSLFLPHAHAPHFNYVGDSILGGGVNLGAGTKLSNLAMNSRKDPVTGKRPTVRVLIAGIWYDTGLAKIGAILGDGVQTGCNAVLNPGCLVGRGSMIYANLSLRKGYYPPDTLVKLRQQTESVSLT; encoded by the coding sequence ATGCTACGACCGGAGGATTTTTTTACGTTGGAGGATGAACTGGCGGCGGAGATTTTTGCCGGCATTGATCCCCTCTGGCACGCGCTTCCCCAACTCGCCCACCATGTGCGGCGGCTCACCCAGGACCGCCAGACCATCCTCGGTCAGGTGATGCCCGGCGCATTCCTCGGCGACCGTCCGCTCTACATCGCCCCTGACGCGCGCATTGAACCAGGCGCATACGTCGAAGGCCCCGCCTACATTGGACCGGGTGTGGTGGTGCGTCATGGGGCGCTGGTGCGGGAAAACGTGATCATGCTTGGCGGCAGCCTCCTGGGGCACGCCAGCGAAGCCAAGAACAGTCTCTTTCTGCCCCACGCCCACGCGCCCCATTTCAACTACGTCGGCGATAGCATCCTCGGCGGCGGCGTGAACCTGGGCGCGGGCACAAAACTGAGCAACCTGGCGATGAACAGCCGCAAAGACCCCGTCACCGGAAAAAGACCCACTGTGCGTGTGTTGATTGCCGGCATCTGGTACGATACCGGACTCGCCAAAATAGGCGCCATCCTCGGTGATGGCGTGCAGACAGGCTGCAACGCCGTCCTCAATCCCGGCTGCCTCGTTGGCCGCGGCAGCATGATCTACGCCAACCTCAGCCTGCGCAAAGGGTACTACCCGCCAGACACGCTGGTCAAACTACGTCAACAAACCGAGAGCGTTTCCCTTACCTGA
- a CDS encoding M3 family oligoendopeptidase produces MTHTAKPFQQQPWSLTDLFPALDSAEVTAALATLQETAARFEQMRSRLRPDIDTAAFLDMVRQYEDVDRQASRLQGFARLSFTADTQNQRVQSFQAEMRQHIAEIINRTLFFSLWWKEIDDANAARLMDASGDYAYWLDALRRQKPYTLSESEEKIINLKNVNGVRALTTLYEAITNRYTFKLTVDGQEKELTRGELQAYYRDPDPDVRAACYRSLHHVYTQDAPILGQIYQSVVRDWRSEHLNLRGFAAPISVRNLMNDVPDAVVDTLLQVCQANAPLFHRYFRLKAQWLGVEKLRRYDIYAPFARTTKRYDFGDAADLVLRSFREFDPHIADLARRVFVENHLDSEVRKGKRSGAFCATIEPALTPWVSLSYQGRPDDVATLAHELGHAIHSLLADHHSVLTQQSSLPLAETASTFAEMLVIDRLLAEDPNPEVERDLLFTQLDDAYATIMRQAYLALFEREAHGRIAAGASVDALSDLYLDLLREQFGDALDLSDDFRVEWVEIPHIYAVPFYVYAYAFGQLLVLSLYQQYLQEGEAFKPRYKAILAAGGSAAPVVVLENAGIDVHSADFWQGGFDVVAHTLDRLAQIPLPTR; encoded by the coding sequence GTGACCCATACCGCGAAACCATTCCAACAACAGCCCTGGAGCCTGACAGACCTTTTCCCTGCCCTGGATAGCGCCGAAGTGACCGCGGCGCTGGCGACGTTGCAAGAAACCGCCGCCCGTTTTGAGCAGATGCGCTCTCGGTTGCGTCCGGACATCGACACAGCGGCGTTCCTGGATATGGTGCGCCAATATGAAGACGTGGACCGGCAGGCCAGCCGCCTCCAGGGCTTTGCCCGACTCAGCTTCACGGCGGATACGCAGAACCAACGGGTGCAAAGCTTTCAGGCGGAAATGCGGCAACATATCGCCGAGATCATCAATCGTACCCTCTTTTTCTCGCTCTGGTGGAAAGAAATCGATGACGCCAACGCCGCCCGCCTCATGGACGCCAGCGGCGATTACGCCTACTGGTTGGACGCGCTGCGCCGCCAGAAGCCGTACACTCTTTCCGAATCGGAGGAGAAGATCATTAACCTGAAGAACGTCAACGGTGTGCGCGCCCTGACGACACTGTACGAGGCGATCACCAATCGTTACACGTTTAAGTTGACGGTTGACGGGCAGGAAAAAGAGTTGACGCGCGGGGAACTACAAGCCTACTACCGCGACCCCGACCCGGACGTGCGCGCCGCTTGCTACCGGTCCCTGCACCATGTGTACACGCAGGATGCGCCCATCCTGGGGCAGATCTACCAGTCCGTGGTGCGCGACTGGCGCAGTGAGCACCTGAACCTGCGCGGGTTTGCCGCGCCTATTTCCGTGCGCAATCTGATGAATGACGTGCCCGATGCCGTGGTCGATACGCTGCTGCAAGTGTGCCAGGCGAATGCGCCGCTGTTTCACCGGTATTTCCGCCTGAAGGCGCAATGGCTGGGCGTGGAAAAACTACGCCGCTACGATATTTACGCGCCATTTGCGCGCACCACGAAGCGTTACGACTTCGGCGACGCCGCGGACCTGGTGCTGCGCAGCTTCCGCGAGTTCGACCCGCATATCGCCGACCTGGCCAGGCGGGTGTTCGTGGAGAATCATCTGGACAGCGAAGTGCGCAAGGGGAAGCGCAGTGGCGCGTTTTGCGCCACGATTGAACCGGCGCTCACGCCGTGGGTGTCGTTGTCCTACCAGGGCCGCCCGGATGACGTCGCCACGCTGGCGCACGAACTGGGGCACGCGATTCATAGTTTACTGGCCGACCACCATTCGGTGCTGACGCAGCAATCTTCGCTGCCGCTGGCGGAAACGGCGTCTACATTCGCGGAGATGCTGGTCATTGATCGCTTGCTGGCGGAGGACCCGAATCCAGAGGTAGAACGCGATTTGCTGTTTACGCAGTTGGATGATGCGTACGCCACAATTATGCGGCAGGCGTACCTGGCGCTGTTTGAGCGAGAGGCGCACGGGCGCATTGCCGCGGGGGCGTCGGTGGATGCGTTGTCGGACCTTTATCTCGACTTGCTGCGGGAGCAGTTTGGGGATGCGCTGGATTTGAGTGACGATTTCCGCGTGGAGTGGGTGGAAATTCCGCACATTTACGCGGTTCCGTTTTATGTGTATGCGTATGCGTTTGGGCAGTTGCTGGTGTTGTCGCTGTATCAGCAGTATTTACAGGAAGGCGAGGCGTTTAAGCCGCGATATAAGGCGATTTTGGCCGCGGGCGGGTCGGCTGCGCCTGTGGTGGTCTTGGAAAATGCCGGCATTGACGTCCATTCCGCCGACTTCTGGCAAGGTGGGTTCGACGTCGTCGCCCATACCCTCGACCGCCTGGCGCAAATTCCCCTGCCCACGCGGTAG
- a CDS encoding sulfotransferase — MRDSETVVIVSGLPRSGTSMMMKMLEAGGLVPLTDEIREADSDNPKGYYEFERVKQLDKGDKEWVVDARGKVVKVISALLRHLPDDYHYKVIFMRRALEETLRSQKKMMVRRGTDNDKVNDEQMSMLFRAHLKQVEAWLAKQPNMGVMYVSYNEMLTDPTTQAEAVNDFLGGGLDLEKMVGVVDPKLYRNRQSP; from the coding sequence ATGAGAGATAGTGAAACCGTAGTTATTGTTTCCGGGCTGCCTCGTTCCGGGACATCCATGATGATGAAGATGTTGGAAGCGGGCGGACTGGTTCCCCTGACCGACGAAATCCGCGAGGCCGATTCCGACAACCCCAAAGGGTATTACGAATTTGAGCGCGTGAAGCAGCTCGACAAAGGGGATAAGGAATGGGTAGTGGATGCCCGCGGCAAAGTTGTCAAAGTCATTTCCGCGTTGCTGCGCCATTTGCCCGATGATTACCACTACAAAGTCATCTTTATGCGACGGGCGCTGGAAGAAACGCTGCGTTCACAAAAGAAAATGATGGTGCGTCGGGGCACGGACAATGACAAAGTCAACGATGAGCAAATGTCCATGTTATTTCGCGCGCACCTGAAGCAGGTGGAAGCGTGGCTGGCGAAACAGCCGAATATGGGCGTTATGTATGTCAGCTACAACGAGATGCTCACCGACCCCACGACGCAGGCGGAAGCGGTTAATGATTTTCTGGGCGGCGGACTGGACCTGGAGAAGATGGTCGGCGTTGTAGACCCGAAGCTTTACCGAAATCGTCAGTCACCCTGA